The Corallococcus caeni genome includes a region encoding these proteins:
- the purM gene encoding phosphoribosylformylglycinamidine cyclo-ligase: MGTTYKQSGVDIEAGDAFVEKIKPHAARTTRPEVLAGVGGFGGLFALPPGKYQAPVLVAGTDGVGTKLKVAFLAGRHDTVGVDLVAMSVNDILTCGAEPLFFLDYFATGKLEVDAAAEVVKGIALGCEQAGCALLGGETAEMPGFYARGEYDVAGFCVGVVERSAIIDGKTVKPGDALIGLTSSGLHSNGYSLARKVLLDDAKLPLDMTPPGLDRPLGDALLEPTRIYVKDALALCQAVKVKGMAHITGSGIPGNLPRCLPDGTRAVLTESSWKKPAIFDLIAKTGGVARDEMFSTFNMGLGLIVVVAKEDVAKALEVLRARGVEASEVGRVEAGQGEATAVIDP, from the coding sequence GTGGGAACGACCTACAAGCAGTCCGGAGTAGACATCGAGGCCGGCGACGCGTTCGTCGAGAAGATCAAGCCCCATGCCGCGCGCACCACGCGCCCCGAGGTGTTGGCCGGGGTGGGCGGGTTCGGCGGCCTGTTCGCACTGCCGCCCGGCAAGTACCAGGCGCCGGTGCTGGTGGCGGGCACCGACGGGGTGGGCACCAAGTTGAAGGTGGCCTTCCTGGCGGGTCGCCACGACACGGTGGGCGTCGACCTGGTCGCCATGTCGGTGAACGACATCCTCACCTGTGGCGCGGAGCCGCTGTTCTTCCTGGACTACTTCGCCACGGGGAAGCTGGAGGTGGACGCCGCGGCGGAGGTGGTCAAGGGCATCGCGCTGGGCTGCGAGCAGGCGGGGTGCGCGCTCCTGGGCGGGGAGACGGCGGAGATGCCGGGCTTCTACGCGCGGGGCGAGTACGACGTCGCGGGCTTCTGCGTGGGCGTGGTGGAGCGCTCGGCCATCATCGACGGCAAGACGGTGAAGCCGGGGGACGCGCTCATCGGCCTCACGTCGTCGGGCCTGCACAGCAACGGCTACTCGCTGGCGCGCAAGGTGCTGCTGGACGACGCGAAGCTGCCCCTGGACATGACGCCGCCGGGGCTGGACCGGCCGCTGGGGGACGCGCTCCTGGAGCCCACGCGCATCTACGTGAAGGACGCGCTCGCGCTGTGCCAGGCCGTGAAGGTGAAGGGCATGGCGCACATCACCGGCAGCGGCATCCCGGGCAACCTGCCCCGCTGCCTGCCGGACGGGACGCGCGCGGTGCTGACCGAGTCCTCGTGGAAGAAGCCGGCCATCTTCGACCTCATCGCGAAGACGGGCGGCGTCGCGCGCGACGAGATGTTCAGCACGTTCAACATGGGCCTGGGCCTCATCGTCGTGGTGGCGAAGGAGGACGTGGCGAAGGCGCTGGAGGTCCTGCGCGCCCGGGGTGTGGAGGCGTCCGAGGTGGGCCGGGTGGAAGCGGGCCAGGGCGAGGCCACGGCGGTCATCGACCCATGA
- the purN gene encoding phosphoribosylglycinamide formyltransferase: protein MSARRARLGVLVSGGGSNLQALLDAAGQADYPAEVACVLSNVPTAFALERARKAGVRAEVVDHKGFGSKADFEAAVLGVLADAGVEWVCLAGFMRLVSADFLKRFPGRVLNIHPSLLPAFPGLHAQKQALERGVKVAGCTVHYVDAGTDTGPIIAQAAVPVLSEDDEASLSARILAEEHRLYPLAVRLAVTGAVTLDGTRTRVDARVTGDAGALRSPGAPK, encoded by the coding sequence ATGAGCGCGCGGCGGGCGCGGCTGGGGGTGCTCGTCAGCGGCGGCGGGAGCAACCTGCAGGCGCTGCTCGACGCGGCCGGGCAGGCGGACTACCCGGCCGAGGTGGCGTGCGTGCTGTCCAACGTGCCCACGGCGTTCGCGCTGGAGCGCGCCCGGAAGGCGGGCGTGCGCGCGGAGGTGGTGGACCACAAGGGCTTCGGGTCGAAGGCGGACTTCGAGGCGGCGGTGCTCGGCGTGCTGGCCGACGCGGGCGTGGAGTGGGTGTGTCTGGCGGGCTTCATGCGGCTGGTGAGCGCGGACTTCCTCAAGCGCTTCCCGGGACGCGTGCTGAACATCCACCCTTCCCTGCTGCCCGCGTTCCCGGGCCTGCATGCGCAGAAGCAGGCGCTGGAGCGCGGCGTGAAGGTGGCCGGCTGCACGGTGCACTACGTGGACGCGGGCACGGACACGGGCCCCATCATCGCGCAGGCCGCGGTGCCCGTGCTGTCGGAGGATGACGAGGCGAGCCTCAGCGCGCGCATCCTCGCGGAGGAGCACCGGCTGTATCCGCTGGCCGTGCGGCTGGCGGTGACGGGCGCGGTGACGCTGGACGGGACGCGCACCCGGGTGGATGCGCGGGTGACGGGAGACGCCGGCGCCCTGCGCAGCCCGGGTGCCCCGAAGTGA
- a CDS encoding DUF523 domain-containing protein, which produces MTKVEGLSEHAPSSGSDAVAQEARRAALREAPTVLVSACLLGEACRYDGRSQRSERVLAALEGKAVIPICPEAAAGLGIPRPPVDLAGGTGVDVWAGQARALTRETREDRTAAFQEGARLALDAARRFDVTVALLKEKSPSCGSQRVYETGVLRPGEGITTALLRADGRTVVSDEDL; this is translated from the coding sequence GTGACGAAGGTGGAGGGCCTGTCGGAGCACGCTCCGTCTTCCGGGAGCGATGCCGTGGCCCAGGAGGCTCGACGGGCGGCCCTGCGCGAAGCCCCCACGGTGCTGGTCAGCGCGTGCCTGCTGGGCGAGGCGTGCCGCTACGACGGACGCTCGCAGCGTTCAGAGCGCGTGCTCGCGGCGCTGGAGGGCAAGGCGGTCATCCCCATCTGTCCGGAGGCCGCAGCGGGCCTGGGCATTCCGCGGCCTCCCGTGGACCTCGCGGGTGGCACGGGCGTGGACGTGTGGGCTGGCCAGGCGCGGGCCCTCACGCGGGAGACGCGCGAGGACCGCACCGCCGCGTTCCAGGAGGGCGCCAGGCTGGCCCTGGACGCCGCGCGGCGGTTCGACGTCACGGTGGCGCTGCTGAAGGAGAAGAGTCCCTCGTGCGGCAGCCAGCGCGTCTACGAGACCGGCGTGCTGCGCCCCGGTGAAGGCATCACCACCGCGCTCCTGCGCGCGGACGGGCGCACCGTCGTGAGCGACGAGGACCTGTAG
- a CDS encoding enoyl-CoA hydratase/isomerase family protein: protein MSEDVLLETRGAVGLVTLNRPKALNALSLEMCRALHPRLDAWAADPSVKAVVIRGAGGKAFCAGGDVRAVAASVARPDAGTPLSREFFLAEYALNHRIHHFPKPFIALVDGICMGGGLGLSVHGAFRAVTEKLLLAMPETAIGIFPDVGGGWFLPRFPGETGTYLGLTGARCDAADALWLGYATHRVESSRLEDVLDALVAADWSGPGRDVAARVLQGFHQEPGPSGLAARADVIARCFQGSRVEDILVALEREGTAWAEETRATLLRMSPTSLRVTLRQLRIGRGQDYDATARMEYRLSQALTARPDFKEGIRAVLVDKDQKPRWSPATLAEVTDAEVEACFAPRPGDELELPALG, encoded by the coding sequence ATGAGCGAGGACGTGCTGCTGGAGACGCGGGGCGCCGTGGGCCTGGTCACCCTTAACCGACCGAAGGCGCTCAACGCGCTCTCGCTGGAGATGTGCCGGGCGCTGCATCCCCGGCTGGATGCATGGGCGGCGGATCCGTCCGTGAAGGCGGTGGTGATCCGCGGTGCGGGAGGCAAGGCGTTCTGCGCGGGAGGGGACGTGCGCGCGGTGGCTGCTTCGGTCGCACGGCCGGATGCGGGCACGCCGCTGTCGCGCGAGTTCTTCCTCGCGGAGTACGCGCTCAACCACCGGATCCACCACTTCCCGAAGCCGTTCATCGCGCTGGTGGACGGCATCTGCATGGGCGGCGGGCTGGGGCTGTCCGTGCACGGGGCCTTCCGGGCGGTGACGGAGAAGCTGTTGCTCGCGATGCCGGAGACGGCCATCGGCATCTTCCCGGACGTGGGCGGCGGCTGGTTCCTGCCGCGCTTCCCCGGCGAGACGGGGACGTACCTGGGGCTCACCGGCGCGCGGTGTGACGCGGCGGATGCGCTGTGGCTGGGCTACGCGACGCACCGGGTGGAGTCCTCGCGGCTGGAGGACGTGCTGGACGCGCTGGTGGCCGCGGACTGGAGCGGGCCGGGGCGCGACGTGGCGGCGCGCGTGCTCCAGGGCTTCCATCAGGAGCCGGGCCCTTCGGGGCTCGCGGCGCGGGCGGACGTCATCGCGCGGTGCTTCCAGGGGAGCCGCGTGGAGGACATCCTCGTTGCGCTGGAGCGCGAGGGGACGGCGTGGGCGGAGGAGACCCGCGCGACGCTGCTGCGCATGTCGCCCACGAGCCTCCGGGTGACGCTGCGGCAGCTGCGCATCGGACGCGGCCAGGACTACGACGCGACGGCGCGCATGGAGTACCGGTTGAGCCAGGCGCTGACCGCGCGGCCGGACTTCAAGGAGGGGATCCGCGCGGTCCTGGTGGACAAGGATCAGAAGCCGCGCTGGAGCCCGGCCACGCTCGCGGAGGTGACGGACGCGGAGGTGGAGGCCTGCTTCGCGCCCCGGCCGGGAGACGAGCTGGAGCTGCCCGCGCTGGGCTGA
- a CDS encoding HAD family hydrolase has product MTPAAAPLLAAVFDMDGTLVDNMDFHNRAWVSLARKLGLEGLTAERFQSEFAGKKNEEILPQLLGRNLSVAELDALAEEKESHYRAIYRPYLTLHRGAEGFLQRLRDARLPMAVATAAPQGNRELVLDGLSVRPFFASIVGAEQVTRGKPAPDIFLAAARALNVPPESCLAFEDAINGVLSARAAGMITVGITTTTTAEALKKAGAHYTAPDFDTLPPELLARLFSSRV; this is encoded by the coding sequence ATGACTCCCGCAGCCGCCCCCCTGCTCGCCGCCGTCTTCGACATGGATGGCACGCTCGTCGACAACATGGACTTCCACAACCGCGCCTGGGTGTCGCTCGCCCGGAAGCTCGGGCTGGAAGGCCTGACGGCGGAACGCTTCCAGAGCGAGTTCGCGGGCAAGAAGAACGAGGAGATCCTCCCGCAGCTGCTGGGCCGCAACCTCTCCGTCGCGGAGCTGGACGCGCTCGCCGAGGAGAAGGAGTCCCACTACCGCGCCATCTATCGGCCCTACCTGACGCTGCACCGGGGCGCGGAGGGCTTCCTGCAACGGCTGCGCGACGCGCGCCTTCCCATGGCCGTGGCCACCGCCGCGCCGCAGGGCAACCGCGAGCTGGTGCTGGACGGGCTCTCCGTGCGGCCATTCTTCGCCAGCATCGTCGGCGCCGAACAGGTGACGCGCGGCAAGCCCGCGCCGGACATCTTCCTCGCGGCGGCCCGGGCGCTGAACGTTCCCCCGGAGTCGTGCCTGGCCTTCGAGGACGCCATCAACGGCGTGCTGTCCGCGCGCGCCGCTGGAATGATCACCGTGGGCATCACCACCACCACGACCGCGGAGGCGCTGAAGAAGGCGGGGGCCCACTACACTGCCCCGGACTTCGACACGCTGCCTCCGGAGCTGCTCGCGCGCCTGTTCAGCTCCAGGGTCTGA